One genomic segment of Suttonella sp. R2A3 includes these proteins:
- a CDS encoding OmpA family protein — protein MKLTKIIAAAALLSASSAFALTAEDDLTSGFDIVVKDNFGNCVKVLGNIQSPECGAEMVMQKEVITLAADTYFAFDKSDLKPEGKQAIEALATDLNGRGASVQKITVVGNTDSVGTEKYNQGLSERRASSVANYLVENGVPAQLIEAYGLGETSPVATNETAEGRAQNRRVDITVDGVVEVAK, from the coding sequence CTGACTAAAATCATTGCTGCTGCCGCTCTTCTGAGCGCATCATCAGCCTTTGCATTAACTGCAGAAGATGACCTCACTTCAGGCTTTGACATCGTTGTTAAAGACAACTTTGGCAACTGTGTGAAAGTTCTGGGCAACATTCAATCACCTGAGTGTGGCGCTGAAATGGTTATGCAGAAAGAAGTTATCACTTTAGCTGCTGACACTTACTTCGCGTTTGACAAATCAGACCTGAAGCCAGAAGGCAAACAAGCCATCGAAGCTTTAGCAACCGATTTGAATGGCCGTGGTGCTAGCGTTCAGAAAATTACCGTTGTTGGTAATACTGACTCAGTAGGTACTGAAAAGTACAACCAAGGCTTATCTGAGCGTCGTGCTTCTTCTGTTGCCAACTACTTAGTTGAAAACGGTGTACCAGCACAGTTGATCGAAGCTTACGGTTTGGGTGAAACCAGCCCAGTTGCAACCAACGAAACAGCTGAAGGTCGCGCACAAAACCGTCGCGTAGACATCACTGTTGATGGTGTTGTTGAAGTTGCAAAATAA